From a single Adhaeribacter swui genomic region:
- a CDS encoding OmpH family outer membrane protein, translated as MKKYWFFVILLLLLTNASFAQKFGYVDSEFILSKVPAYNNAQKEIDKLSANWQKDIEGMYQNIDKMYKSYQAEEVLLTEEMKKKRQDEIVEKEKEVKEYQKKIFGFEGAVFKKRQELIKPVQDDVYDAIEKVAKKRQLQIVFDKSSDLVMLYTNPVHDYTEYVLEELGLASPEKNTPGARPTNANVETPGNQVQSQEDEVGASEEPATTTKQTPAARKPTSSKTPVKKSQAKKK; from the coding sequence ATGAAAAAATATTGGTTTTTCGTTATCTTACTCCTTCTTTTAACTAATGCTTCATTCGCGCAGAAGTTTGGTTACGTAGACTCGGAGTTTATATTAAGCAAAGTTCCGGCTTATAATAATGCCCAAAAAGAAATTGATAAGCTGTCGGCTAATTGGCAGAAAGACATTGAAGGCATGTATCAAAACATAGATAAGATGTACAAATCTTATCAGGCCGAAGAAGTTCTGCTCACCGAAGAGATGAAAAAGAAGCGGCAGGATGAGATTGTAGAGAAGGAAAAAGAAGTAAAAGAGTACCAGAAGAAAATTTTTGGTTTTGAAGGTGCTGTTTTTAAAAAGCGTCAGGAACTGATTAAGCCCGTACAGGACGATGTATATGATGCTATCGAGAAGGTAGCTAAAAAACGTCAGTTACAAATTGTTTTTGATAAATCGAGCGATTTAGTAATGTTATATACGAATCCGGTACATGATTATACCGAGTATGTTTTGGAAGAGTTAGGTTTGGCTTCGCCCGAAAAGAATACTCCTGGAGCAAGACCAACCAATGCAAATGTAGAAACTCCCGGCAACCAGGTACAATCTCAGGAGGATGAGGTGGGCGCTTCAGAAGAACCTGCAACTACCACTAAGCAGACTCCTGCTGCCCGTAAACCAACTAGCAGTAAAACTCCAGTAAAAAAATCTCAAGCAAAGAAAAAGTAA
- a CDS encoding OmpH family outer membrane protein: MNKIKIFVATALLIVTAQISTQAQTATPKIGYTNVDYVLSLMPESKQIESDLKTYSTQLETQLQTKVKEFETKGEAYQKGATTMTDVIRKDKEKELMNLRSSIEEFQRNAEISLQKKQQSLLEPAYKKMQKAIDDVAKSNGYTYVFNSDAGAGTAAILLHAPEDGNISDLVLKQMGITPPAKGAPAPAVQAPAASNTTPVKATTPATGKKNK; encoded by the coding sequence ATGAATAAAATTAAAATTTTTGTTGCCACTGCTTTATTAATTGTAACTGCGCAAATTTCCACTCAGGCGCAGACTGCTACTCCTAAAATTGGCTATACAAATGTTGATTATGTATTAAGCTTAATGCCAGAGAGTAAACAAATTGAATCAGATTTAAAAACATATAGTACTCAGTTAGAAACTCAGTTGCAAACAAAAGTAAAAGAGTTTGAAACCAAAGGCGAAGCTTACCAAAAAGGCGCTACTACCATGACGGACGTTATCCGTAAAGACAAAGAAAAAGAGCTTATGAACTTGCGTTCTTCTATCGAGGAGTTTCAACGTAATGCTGAAATTTCTTTACAGAAAAAGCAGCAATCTTTATTAGAGCCGGCTTACAAAAAAATGCAGAAAGCCATTGATGATGTAGCTAAAAGTAACGGTTATACTTATGTATTTAACTCTGATGCCGGCGCTGGTACTGCCGCTATTTTGTTACACGCTCCGGAAGATGGTAATATTTCTGATTTAGTTTTAAAGCAAATGGGTATTACACCTCCAGCTAAAGGTGCTCCGGCTCCAGCTGTACAAGCTCCCGCAGCGAGCAATACTACTCCGGTTAAAGCTACTACTCCTGCTACTGGTAAGAAAAATAAGTAA